The SAR324 cluster bacterium DNA window TCTGGTGCCTGTAGATGCTCCGAACCCTTATGACAATGAAAGAGCGTTCTTCCGCAAATCCCTCAAGATGGAGCAGATTCTCTCATGGGCCAAACAGATTGAATCCAAACACGCATTGTTTGTCTTTGACTCCTGCTTCTCTGGTTCAGTTCTCCAATCTAGAGCGGTTGCAGTTCCAGAAGACATTTCCTACTCAACAGCAAAGCCAGTGCGCCAATTTCTCTCTGCAGGCAGCGCCAATCAGACAGTTCCGGCAGATAGTATTTTTCGACCACTGTTTATTCGAGGCATTGAAGGCAAAGCTGATCTAGATCAGGACGGGTATGTGACAGGCGTCGAGTTAGGCATGTTTCTACAGAAGCAGGTGCCCCGTTACCAGACTGGACAAACGCCCCAATACGGCAAAATTCTTGACCCGTATTTAGATGAAGGGAATTTTGTTTTTGAAGTTAAACGGCAGTCCCCAAAACCTAAGCTACAAGCTGCACCTCCAGCAGTAGCCTCCGTTGAATTGGGTGATCTTCAGGAACAGGCTGATGATGCTGAAAAGGCTCAGCTTGAACAACAAAGAATTAAGACTCAATGGCAGGAATGGCAACAGAGGATGCAGAAAGATTATGACAAGGTCACAGCCTTTGAGCAGCAAGCAATTGAGAGTAAGTTAAAAGTTCAGTCGTGGGAGCGGTTCTTAAGTAGCTGGAAGAACGAAAACCCATACTCAGAGCAAGATAAAGAGCTTAGGTCAAAGGCTCAGACACGAATAGTTTATTGGCAGAAAGAAATTCAGCAGCAGAAAACAAAGCAACAAGCCGTGAAACAGCAGAAAAAACCAGCGGAAGTTGCTTTGAGTGGCAAAGATGCGTTGAAGAAACTGAAAAAAACCAAGTCATGTGTAAGTTGTGATTTGCAGG harbors:
- a CDS encoding caspase family protein, which encodes MILKHLICYLLISLLIVPTGWASQQRAIRPVSLKMPDGNQVKLYQGSYALVIGASNYQDNAWGDLSSVGKDVSAVRQALEGQGFQVQTVMDPTEDDLIDEINDFIDAHGYEQDNRLLFYYAGHGYTQERNGRKFGYLVPVDAPNPYDNERAFFRKSLKMEQILSWAKQIESKHALFVFDSCFSGSVLQSRAVAVPEDISYSTAKPVRQFLSAGSANQTVPADSIFRPLFIRGIEGKADLDQDGYVTGVELGMFLQKQVPRYQTGQTPQYGKILDPYLDEGNFVFEVKRQSPKPKLQAAPPAVASVELGDLQEQADDAEKAQLEQQRIKTQWQEWQQRMQKDYDKVTAFEQQAIESKLKVQSWERFLSSWKNENPYSEQDKELRSKAQTRIVYWQKEIQQQKTKQQAVKQQKKPAEVALSGKDALKKLKKTKSCVSCDLQ